In Chitinibacter sp. FCG-7, the genomic stretch TCATCACTTTGGTTTTGCAGCTGAGCTATTTGGTCAAAGCTGTCTTCAACTTACTAACCTTTTGGTAAGTAAAGTTATTTTTATTGTGGAAATTCCCTTGTAGATCAGTGGTCTAAACTTTCGAAAAATGAATCTACTTTTGCAAAGATTAGTAATGGTGAGCAATCTCCGGTTCACACAAAATCTGGATATTCTCCACTTCGCTTACCGTGTTCACACGCTTGCCACGGAGCTCGCCCACTGGGCGAGAAATCCGTCGATTTTTTCTTCGATGCTGCTTTCGACGGTACGCAGGCGCAAAATGTGAATATTACTTTTCGCCAGAATGCTGTTCTTCAAGTTGTCTCGTGCCACCTGCTCTGGTCTATCGTGCGAGCCGCCATCGACTTCAATCACGCCTAACGGGGTTTTACCCACCCTGAAATACAGCACGAAATCGCAGCTAGCGCGGTTGTGCATGAAATTCAGCTCATCTTTCGTCAAGGCTGGGTTGATTGATGAGGCGATCTGATTCAGCCGGATCTGGGTGTGACACGTTAGTGCACCGTACGAAGCTTTGGACAAAGCATCCCGGAGCAGTTGTGCCACAATTTGCTCGGATTTGAAACGTGAGTCTTCTGAACGTAGCTGGGCGTGAAGTCGTGCCAAAGACTCATCATACTCTTGGTACAACAGATCAAATGCCGACACTACGGGTGCGCGCACAATCTGCCCGTCTTGGGCGTAATACTCGACGTAGCGTATCAAGGCCGCGATATGACCGTTGTTTGCAGTGAATACCTCGTCGCCCGTGACTAGGGTGAATCGATTCTTGGCTCGCGACACTGCTACATTGACCATGCGCGGATCATCGACAAAACCTAGCCGTTCCTGATTGTGGCGTTTCTTGTCCAGCACAGTGGAGAAAACAATTTCGTTGCACTCCCAACCTTGGAATTTGTGCACTGTGTCCTTGACGAAATCTGAGGGCAAGTGTGCCCCAGAGAGCGTGACCTGTGCCCTGAAGGGAGAGATAAATCCTCTACTGTCCTCGTTCAGCTCGATGGATTCGCCTTCATCATCGAGTGCCTTGCGTAAGGACTCTAGCTCCCTCTGATTGATGTTTTTTCGTGCGTGATTGCCTTTGGCAGTTAGCAATAGCCGTAGGGGGCTTCACCGTTGTCCTGAGTCATCGGTACTAAGGCATTGTCGTAGAACTGCTGGTTACAAAATTGGATGATTTTGGGGTGGCAGCGATAGTGTTCTTTCAGCAAAGTTTTAGGTAGAGCACCTTTGAACACCCCAATGCATGAATCAAGCAGGCTATATCGTTCGCAGTCATAAACATCCTCGGGGGCCGGAAGACCCAGAGTGATAGGGATATGTGCCAACTGCCGACTGTCTCCGACAACGATCAGGTTTTTTGCGCAGCCCAACGCTAGAATACCAGGCACGATGTCCTGCTGCGAGGCTTCGTCGATGATGACGTAATCGAGGACTGCCCCTGGCGCTATCGAATTGACGATGGAGTGTGTACTGCTGCCGATGATAGGGAAGCGGTGCACAAACGCGTCGAAGTGTTTTTTGTACGTTTTCGCATCGAAGGTCTCCGGCGTCCGGACCTGTTCATGCAGATGCTGCCTCAGGTAACGCATCGATTTCGTCGTCAATTCCTCTAGCAAGGTGGCAAAATTTCCACGCGCTAACGACTCGAGATAAGCCTGTAGAGCGGTCTCCTTGTTCTCCAGTGCTTTGTCATAGAAGTGCATCTGAAGAGCATGGAAGAAGGACAGGCGCTCCTCGTTTTGTGCGAAAGGTTTGGTGCGGAAAATCTTGAAGTTGAACAGCAATTCAAGGCGATCCTTAAGCCGAACGCGCCGTTCGCCAAGGTAGGATAAGTAAGCCATCAAGTCCGCGGTTTTGCGTGGCGATAGTCCGTATTTGTCCAGAGATGCGGAAATAGATTCCCCGTAGTCTTCTTGCCATTGTTGCAGGTAGCTCCGCTCAATGTTTAGCTCATCAATTTCAGCTCTCAGTTGCGCTGCCGCGTTATGGTCGCGCAAAAGCTGCTTCAATTGTCCCAGTATCGTCTGGATTTCTTCCATGGCTGGTGCAGGGTCGGGCGCTGCCGAAGGCCAAGGAGGTAGATTGGCAAAGAAATCTTTTTGGTTATCCTTGTTTCCGAGTTTGGCGACCAAGTGATCTAAGCTGCATTTTTTCAGTTTTTCGTAAACGTTCTCTACTGCCGCATTATTGTTGGACAGCACGGCGACCGTTTTTCCACGCAGTAGAATATTAGCGAGGATGTTCAGAATGGTTTGTGTTTTGCCGGTTCCAGGTGGACCTTCAATTACACTGATTTGTGCGCTGAAAGCACGTTCGACCGCTGCAAGCTGACTTTCATTTAAACCAAATGGATAGATCAGCCCTTCACTCGAAGCCTGTTTGCCATTCTTTGCTGTGCAATAGGCATACAAGGCGGTGCTTGAGCTGGCGGGCAGCTTGTCCAGCTGGCGAACGACATTGGCAGCAATCGATAGTTGGTTCTCCGTACCTGCGCGGCTCTTCCGGGCGTTCGCCACATCCGCTAAATAGCGAAACACCGACGATTCTTTCATTTGCGTCGGCTTAAGGAAATCAATATCGTCCAATTTGTAAATGTAGGGTTTGGTATTCTCCGGAAAGTACACGGCAGCATATCGGTCGCCATAAATCGTCGCTTTTTCAATTGGTTGGACAATTGTGCTGCCACGTTTTGTTAGCAACATCTCAGCTAGTTCATGAGTGGGAAGCACTTGGCATTCACTGAGCGGACGCGTGAAGGTTTTCTTGGATGGGAAATGGCAAGTTAGTTGCAAGGCTTCGTACTTCGTACTCCAAGCAATTGTCCAATCACTGATTTGAGCAGTCTTATCTTCGCCATTGACATAGATGGAAACCATATGAGCCTTGTGTATTTAAACGTGGAAATTCCTTTTGGTCATTCCCTTAGGTCTTGCATCTGAATTTTTTTGCAAGGATATAATTCAAGTTATCCATTAATTGGCAGTGCTAGCCAACAGGCATGGGGCACAAATGATGAAGGCAGTAACCTTGCGGCTTGCAGCTGCTCTGGAGCCAAATATCAGCAGATAAACCTATAGGAAGAACCGTTCATTCATTGCCTCGAAGTGCTATTTACGCCAAGCGTTGATCATTTCTGGTGTGACATCTTTGTCGTAGCAAATTGTTTCATAGCCACCTGCACGGCTGTAGGCGCTACGCTTCCCGCAACTGCGGCCAGCTCGATCCGTGTTGTAGAGACAGGGGCAAGAGCCGCTTTAGTTGTTGATGGATTCTTGGATGATTAGCTTTTTGATTTCAGCGTCGCTGGGTGTAGTGCGTACGGATACCGCCCCACAAGCGAGTGCGATTGAAATAATTAGTGGGCAAATATTCATTGCAATGAATATTTCGTAATAAGAATGAAAGATTTTAACTATCCAACGGTCAAATACCCCAGTAAATCGGAATGTGGATGAGCAATTGGCAACAAAAAGCTCGGCAATGCGGAGTGGTCCAGCTATTTTTGAGCAGGAATGCTGGTGCGACGCATGGCTGAATCGCTCCAGGTTGGTTGACGGTTTTTGTCCGCTAAGGCCGAGAAGCTCAGACACAAAACCAAAATAATGAAGGCCGCAACCTGATGGTTTGCGGCCTTTTCTGCCAAAAAATTAGCAGCAATATTCAGCTTAAACTGAATCAATGCAAATATGTCCCTGGTGCGGATCCAATCATTGCTTCAATACCGTCTTGCTGGATTTCACGAAAGAAACAATCGAGAGCTTGTTGATCCGTTTCGAATTCTCCATCCCAGACCGTGGAATTATTGTACTGATCTACAACTTCCAAAGTCCAACCAGTATCCGGCATGCGATAAATGCATATTTCCACAGTCTTCCCATTGGATGTGTATTTTTGCGTCAAAGGAGAATTGATCAGATCGTTTTCGTCGAACATTCGGGTGCCATCGATGTATTGAGCTATTTCTTAATGATATCCGATGTCGTTACAGAAATACACGAATGGCGGCTAAGGCCGAAGTGTCGATGCCGAAGCTTTAAAAAACAAATGCCGCAAACCATCTGTTGCGGCCTTCATCTTTGGATTTATACCCGCGCTGTTCGGCCATAGCGGACAAAACCAGCTACGAGACTAGGGTCGATTCATTGGCGGTATTTTTATTTCGCCCTGGGAATGATAAAAGTCAGTGTATTGTCATTAATATGACTCTACGGCATCATGCTAGCCATCTTTATACCAATGGTATTCACTATGAAACGCCTACTCTTGCTCGCTTTACTCAGCAGTACACTCACCGGCTGCGGATATAACACTTTGCAAGCACAAGATGAGAATGTGAATGCCGCGTGGTCTGAAGTATTAAATCAATATCAGCGCCGTGCTGATTTAGTGCCCAATTTGGTCAATGTGGTTAAAGGCTACGCTGCGCATGAAGAAAAAGTGCTGATTGAAGTCACCGAAGCGCGCGCTAAGGTGAGTGGCATGCAAATCACGCCCGAACTGGCTAAAGATGAAGCCGCGCTGGCCCAATTTCAGCAAGCCCAAGCGGGAATGACTTCGGCGTTGTCGCGGCTGATGGTCGTCGTTGAAAAATACCCCGACTTAAAAGCTAACCAGAATTTTCTCGATTTAAGCGCGCAATTAGAAGGCACGGAAAATCGCATCACCGTCGCCCGTAATCGCTATATCGAATCAGTGAGAACCTTTAACACTACCGCCCGTTCATTTCCTACCAATCTCACGGCCAAGATGTTTGACTTAAATCCCAAGCCCAACTTTAAAGTCGAAAACGAAAAAGCAATTTCCAACGCACCAAGCGTTGATTTCACTAGCGAGAAAAAATAATGCCCTATTCGGGTATGCCGTTGCATCGCTTGTTAATGTTGCTTTCCGGCCTGATACTCTCTATTTGTTGCCTTGCATCGACGGTGGAAATACCTCGATTGCAAACGCAGGTCATGGATTTGAGCGGGACACTGTCCGAACCTGAGCAAAACGAGTTAAACGCAAAATTACGCGCACTTGAGCAAAGCAAGGGCAGCCAGTTTGCTGTACTGATCATCCCGAGCACCGGCGAGGAAAGCATTGAGCAATACAGCATCCGCGTCGTCGAAGCATGGCAACTGGGGCGCAAAGGTATTGATGATGGCGTGCTATTGCTAATTGCGAAGGACGATAGAACGGTACGGATCGAAGTCGGTACCGTGGCTTAGAAGGTGCGCTGCCCGATGCGATTGCCAGCCGGATTATTCGTGACACGATATTGCCGGCCTTTAAGGCGGGCAACTTCGTCGGTGGCGTCAATGCGGGCGTAGACCAAATCAGCGCAGTGATTCAAGGCGAGGCACTGCCCGAGGCAAGTGCTCAGCCTGTATCGCAAATCGACAGCCAACTACCATTTATTTTGCTGCTTCCGCTGCTCGTGCTGGGTGGTATTCTGCGCCGCGTATTTGGCTTTTTAATCAGTTTCGCGAGCACCAGTATCATTGCCGCTTTAGGCTTGCTGTATTTTGGTTTGAGTGTGCTATTTGCAGTTGGACTAGGCGCATTCATCGGCCTGATTGTCAGCACCAAAAGTGGCGGTATTTCATCGGGGGGTAGCAGCCTCGGTGGCGGCGGCTTTGGGGGCGGTGGTGGATTTAGCGGCGGCGGTGGTAGCTTTGGTGGTGGCGGCGCTTCAGGACGATGGTAATGACAACAAAATTCTCGCGCTGCTGGCAGCATCTAAAACGCAACCCTTTTCGTCAGCAACTTAATGGCGAAATGAGTTCGCGCCTTACACAGGTGATCAGCCAATCCGAGCTCGGTCATCGCTGCGAAATTCGTCTTGTCATCGAAGCACGCCTGCCGCTTTTACTGGCATGGAAGGGGCTTAGCGCGCGCGAACGCGCGGTGCAATGGTTTTCTGATTTGCGCGTATGGGATACCGAGTGCAATACCGGCATGGTGTTGTATTTGCTACTGGCTGAACGCAAAATCGAACTCGTCGCCGATCGCGGGATTGCTGCTTGTGTACCCCAAAAGCAATGGGATCAGATTTGCCAGCAGCTACAAAACCATCTGGCTGCATCGCAAGCCGAAGCGGGCTTAACTGAGGCATTGAAAGCGCTGGGGCAATTGCTGCAACAACACTTCCCATTAGCATGCACCCAGGCCAATCCCGATGAACTATCCAATGAGCCCGTAATTATCGCCTAGGTATATAGCTAGAAATCTCTCGAAATAAGGCTTGTATCAACATACCTATGAGCAATAGAGTTGCCGCTCTTTTGCGAGAACATATTACGTTTGCTGCTAGATTAACGATCGCCACGAATAACTAAAGGCCGATTGTCTCCATCTTGGAAACGTCGGTAGCCTTTCAGTGTGATGAGTAAATCATGAAAGGCATATGTGTATTTATCTTGGTCGCCATAATATGCCCATGTGTATTCACCGCCAGTATGCTCACGGGTATTACGCACCTCGGCCATCAAGTCCATATGCCAAGTACCATCAACTTTTATAAAGAAGTGCGGCGATACAAAAGGTGTGTTGGTGAAATAAAGCAATGCTAGGTCGCCACGCTCGACAACCTTGAATTGCTTGCCATACTCACTCAGAAAAATATATTCCGCGTAAGCCGGACTACTCGGCAATGATGCTAAATATTGGCGTGACTCTGGGGTTAGGAAATCGGCGTTTGGATTCAGTGGCCAGTTTGATAACCAAGCCAGATAAGTCTGATAAGTGCTTGTTGGCGATTTTTCGGCTGGAAATGCTGCTTCACTGTCTGGTAGGGCTACAGGCGTGCTTTCTGTCGTGCCAAGTGTAAGCGCCGCATTAACCCCTGCGCCTCCAGAAAGGTGCGCCAATTCGCTAGCTTTGCTGATAGTACGCGGATCGAAATCATTTCCAATTACGGCCTCGCGAATCCGATGCTGCAGTAGACGTAACATTAACCGTAAACCTAACGATGCATCTCCTGACGCAAAGAATGTTTTCGTGTGCTTTTGTACTAGGTAATTAACAAATACATCTGGAAAAACTGCTTCTAGTCCATATCCCACTTCAATTTTAAGCCGTTGATTTTGCACGTCGTACAATAACAAAATGCCGCGCTGTTGGCCGGTTTGCTTGCCAATCTGTAATTGTGACATCAGATCCACGGCCTGAGTCTCAATGGGTTTATTCCCTGTGCTGGGTAAAAACACCATGCGCACATCAATGCCTGATTCACGCAAAATCCAGCCCATATACTGCTCAAAGCGCGGTATGTCGCCTGACGGGATAAAATTTGCTTGATCGATAATGTGGGAATTTAAAGGCAACTGGGCCTGCGCTGCGATTGGTGTTGACGCAGAAACGAAGTTGACTGGATTGGACTCTTGTTGATTATGCCAAAACCACAGCGGCGATAATGAAACGGTACATAACCCCAAGCCATATAGAATGCCGCGATTCATTATCTGTTTTTTGCTAAGTATTTCAAGGCACGCTCCTCGCCTTGCGCTGCTGCTTTTTTAATCCAGCTCTCTCCCAAAGCAGAATTGACTTCAATTCCTTGTCCCGTCAAGTAATGAAATCCCAGAGCACTTTGCGCATGCATATTTCCTTGTTCGGCAGCTTTGCGATACAAGCTCAATGCTTTAGCCAAGTCTTGGGGCACACCTTTGCCACTTTTATACATGGTGCCTAAGTTGTACTGTGCCTTGTCATAGCCTTGCGCTACTGATTTTTGATACCAGCTGGCAGCCTCTGTGTAGTTGATTGCAGTGCCAAATCCATTGTAGTAACAGAGCCCCATGTTGTATTGGGCGTTGGCATAACCTTGATCGGCTGATTTGCGATACCAAGCAATGGCAGCCGCATTATCGTATCCTCGTGCTAAGTTGCCGATTTTATTTTGAGCAAAGGCATCGCCACGCTTTGCCTCAGCTAGCAAAGTGTCAAATGAACTTTTGTCGCCTTCTTGTGCATTGGCGTACAAGTTATTAGCCTGCTGTTCAGTTAATTTGGCGCTTGCAATTTGCGAAACAAATAAAGCACTGGCGATGAGCAAAAGGAATGAGGCTGTGCGATTCATGAGGCCCTAAAAGGTATCATCGTAAAATGACAGCGTATTACAAGATTGCTAGCGATGCATAATTCTGGGCTGCTTTGTTGTGAAACTGCAGAGAATGTCCGCTTTGGCCGAAGAACACTCGCACAAATCAAAAGTAATGAAGGTGGCAACCGGATGGTTAGCGGCCTTTCGTTTTCCTGGGGCATGCTTGTGCTGCTCAGCCATAGCCGACACTCAAATTTCTCTACAAAAGCTTGGGCGATTCAGTCATTACATAGTTGCTGTATTCCTATGAACTTGCGTTATTGCTTGAGTTGCCTGAGACTAAGAAAAAACTTGGCTAGAACATGACGCTTGATAATCTTGATGCAATGAAAGCTCGAATCTCTCGAATGCTAGTTACGGCCCAGACGGCTTCGGGAAATAGGTACCAATCCAACTTTCAGGTGCCTGGACAGGACTTCGTTACTAACTTCACTGCACTTGGCATAAAGGCACCGGTGTTCGCGCCGATTGAAATTTGACCCATCCTGCCGATCGAATTTTGACCCAGGCCGGGGCGTTGCTTTTTCATCGAGCAACTGTGGATAAGTCTAGCAAATAGCGAACGGCCCGCCCGCTATTTTTCATCATCACCTTCGCTTTAGAACTGCTCAGGTTCTGCCGTTAGTTCTTCCTTTCTGCTTTGCTCCCTTTGTTTGATTTTCGATTTCGCCACCATATTGCTGTGCTGGAAGCGGTAAGACTCATTGC encodes the following:
- a CDS encoding AAA domain-containing protein → MLTAKGNHARKNINQRELESLRKALDDEGESIELNEDSRGFISPFRAQVTLSGAHLPSDFVKDTVHKFQGWECNEIVFSTVLDKKRHNQERLGFVDDPRMVNVAVSRAKNRFTLVTGDEVFTANNGHIAALIRYVEYYAQDGQIVRAPVVSAFDLLYQEYDESLARLHAQLRSEDSRFKSEQIVAQLLRDALSKASYGALTCHTQIRLNQIASSINPALTKDELNFMHNRASCDFVLYFRVGKTPLGVIEVDGGSHDRPEQVARDNLKNSILAKSNIHILRLRTVESSIEEKIDGFLAQWASSVASV
- a CDS encoding DEAD/DEAH box helicase, yielding MVSIYVNGEDKTAQISDWTIAWSTKYEALQLTCHFPSKKTFTRPLSECQVLPTHELAEMLLTKRGSTIVQPIEKATIYGDRYAAVYFPENTKPYIYKLDDIDFLKPTQMKESSVFRYLADVANARKSRAGTENQLSIAANVVRQLDKLPASSSTALYAYCTAKNGKQASSEGLIYPFGLNESQLAAVERAFSAQISVIEGPPGTGKTQTILNILANILLRGKTVAVLSNNNAAVENVYEKLKKCSLDHLVAKLGNKDNQKDFFANLPPWPSAAPDPAPAMEEIQTILGQLKQLLRDHNAAAQLRAEIDELNIERSYLQQWQEDYGESISASLDKYGLSPRKTADLMAYLSYLGERRVRLKDRLELLFNFKIFRTKPFAQNEERLSFFHALQMHFYDKALENKETALQAYLESLARGNFATLLEELTTKSMRYLRQHLHEQVRTPETFDAKTYKKHFDAFVHRFPIIGSSTHSIVNSIAPGAVLDYVIIDEASQQDIVPGILALGCAKNLIVVGDSRQLAHIPITLGLPAPEDVYDCERYSLLDSCIGVFKGALPKTLLKEHYRCHPKIIQFCNQQFYDNALVPMTQDNGEAPYGYC
- a CDS encoding LemA family protein, which encodes MKRLLLLALLSSTLTGCGYNTLQAQDENVNAAWSEVLNQYQRRADLVPNLVNVVKGYAAHEEKVLIEVTEARAKVSGMQITPELAKDEAALAQFQQAQAGMTSALSRLMVVVEKYPDLKANQNFLDLSAQLEGTENRITVARNRYIESVRTFNTTARSFPTNLTAKMFDLNPKPNFKVENEKAISNAPSVDFTSEKK
- a CDS encoding TPM domain-containing protein, producing MDLSGTLSEPEQNELNAKLRALEQSKGSQFAVLIIPSTGEESIEQYSIRVVEAWQLGRKGIDDGVLLLIAKDDRTVRIEVGTVA
- a CDS encoding TPM domain-containing protein; its protein translation is MTTKFSRCWQHLKRNPFRQQLNGEMSSRLTQVISQSELGHRCEIRLVIEARLPLLLAWKGLSARERAVQWFSDLRVWDTECNTGMVLYLLLAERKIELVADRGIAACVPQKQWDQICQQLQNHLAASQAEAGLTEALKALGQLLQQHFPLACTQANPDELSNEPVIIA
- a CDS encoding TPM domain-containing protein, whose translation is MNRGILYGLGLCTVSLSPLWFWHNQQESNPVNFVSASTPIAAQAQLPLNSHIIDQANFIPSGDIPRFEQYMGWILRESGIDVRMVFLPSTGNKPIETQAVDLMSQLQIGKQTGQQRGILLLYDVQNQRLKIEVGYGLEAVFPDVFVNYLVQKHTKTFFASGDASLGLRLMLRLLQHRIREAVIGNDFDPRTISKASELAHLSGGAGVNAALTLGTTESTPVALPDSEAAFPAEKSPTSTYQTYLAWLSNWPLNPNADFLTPESRQYLASLPSSPAYAEYIFLSEYGKQFKVVERGDLALLYFTNTPFVSPHFFIKVDGTWHMDLMAEVRNTREHTGGEYTWAYYGDQDKYTYAFHDLLITLKGYRRFQDGDNRPLVIRGDR
- a CDS encoding tetratricopeptide repeat protein — translated: MNRTASFLLLIASALFVSQIASAKLTEQQANNLYANAQEGDKSSFDTLLAEAKRGDAFAQNKIGNLARGYDNAAAIAWYRKSADQGYANAQYNMGLCYYNGFGTAINYTEAASWYQKSVAQGYDKAQYNLGTMYKSGKGVPQDLAKALSLYRKAAEQGNMHAQSALGFHYLTGQGIEVNSALGESWIKKAAAQGEERALKYLAKNR